In Cryptomeria japonica chromosome 10, Sugi_1.0, whole genome shotgun sequence, a genomic segment contains:
- the LOC131076095 gene encoding TPD1 protein homolog 1-like isoform X1, whose amino-acid sequence MTMPYLNNVSAFFLLFIFINGVSGLSTMEDSHSVGAPYLTKEGVKSSYKIPNLLGFSEKIGQACSKEDIVVNQGATSPQPNGIPTYTVEILNVCRTGCSIAEIHLTCGWFSSEAAIDPKLFKRLSYNDCLVNNGDPIKAGDSVSFVYAQKSKYPMAVSSVKCVP is encoded by the exons ATGACGATGCCTTACTTGAACAATGTTTCCgccttctttcttctcttcatatTCATCAACGGTGTCTCAG GCTTgtcaacaatggaagattcacactcCGTGGGGGCGCCCTATCTGACGAAGGAAGGTGTGAAATCGAGCTACAAAATACCGAATCTGCTGG GTTTCTCGGAGAAAATAGGGCAAGCTTGCTCAAAAGAAGACATAGTAGTGAATCAGGGCGCCACCTCCCCACAGCCAAACGGAATTCCAACATACACTGTAGAAATTCTGAATGTGTGCCGCACAGGCTGCTCAATAGCAGAAATCCACCTCACATGCGGATGGTTCAGCTCTGAAGCAGCGATAGATCCTAAATTGTTCAAGCGCTTGAGCTACAACGACTGCCTCGTCAACAATGGGGATCCAATAAAGGCCGGAGACTCTGTATCCTTTGTTTATGCACAGAAATCTAAATATCCCATGGCAGTTTCTTCCGTTAAATGTGTCCCATGA
- the LOC131076095 gene encoding TPD1 protein homolog 1-like isoform X2 has protein sequence MTMPYLNNVSAFFLLFIFINGVSGLSTMEDSHSVGAPYLTKEGFSEKIGQACSKEDIVVNQGATSPQPNGIPTYTVEILNVCRTGCSIAEIHLTCGWFSSEAAIDPKLFKRLSYNDCLVNNGDPIKAGDSVSFVYAQKSKYPMAVSSVKCVP, from the exons ATGACGATGCCTTACTTGAACAATGTTTCCgccttctttcttctcttcatatTCATCAACGGTGTCTCAG GCTTgtcaacaatggaagattcacactcCGTGGGGGCGCCCTATCTGACGAAGGAAG GTTTCTCGGAGAAAATAGGGCAAGCTTGCTCAAAAGAAGACATAGTAGTGAATCAGGGCGCCACCTCCCCACAGCCAAACGGAATTCCAACATACACTGTAGAAATTCTGAATGTGTGCCGCACAGGCTGCTCAATAGCAGAAATCCACCTCACATGCGGATGGTTCAGCTCTGAAGCAGCGATAGATCCTAAATTGTTCAAGCGCTTGAGCTACAACGACTGCCTCGTCAACAATGGGGATCCAATAAAGGCCGGAGACTCTGTATCCTTTGTTTATGCACAGAAATCTAAATATCCCATGGCAGTTTCTTCCGTTAAATGTGTCCCATGA